A segment of the Bacteriovorax sp. Seq25_V genome:
GATAGAGTTGATTATATTCTTGAAAGTGTCCCTGATATTTATCTCTCTTTCGGGGGAAAAGAAGAATTTTTTAAAAAATATAAATTTGATACAAACTATAAACATCAAGTACTAAAGGATTACTTCGCTTGTCATAAGGGCTCAAAGCGAATCGAAAAGCTGATTAAAACCATCAACAATAAGCTCTAAATATTTAGGAATAATCTGCCAAATCTATCAATTGTTGCACTGGGACAATATAATAGAAGGGTGAAGTTTAAACTGATAATCACATTCCTAGCCGTTCTCAATGCCTTCGCTATCGATTTTGAAGATGCTGTTTTTCCTGAACTTGCAACCTCGTCACGTGCATTGGCCATGGGAAATGCTTTCATTTCAAAAGTCGATGATGCCTCGTCTGTTTACTATAATCCAGCAGGGCTAGGCACTGTTCGTTATAGACATTTACACCTCTCGAATTTTCAATTCGAAACAAATAAAGGCTGGCTAAGTTCCGCAGCTGGTGGGAAGGCAACAGATGTGGCCACTAAATTTCCTAAAGCATTCTCCCTAGATGGGACGAGAGAACTTCTTAACAAGAATAAGGGTGAAATATCTCATTCTCGTTTTCACTTTCTTCCAAATTTTACTACACGATATTTTTCAATGGGGTATCTTTTTTCATTTCAACAGCGTGCGTACACAGGTAAAGAAGCTGGAGCAAAGTTTGAATATGCTCAGCGAAGAGATCATGGTCCTTATGTTGCCCTAAATCTTTCATTAGGTGGAGGAATATTTAAACTAGGTGCATCTGCTACTTATTTAAGTCGAAAAGAAATTGTCGGTGAGGCTGATGCTGCGGCTACTCTGACTCTTGAAGATGGGGACTATCAATACGGAAAAGCTTTTATAATTACAACTGGGGCAAAGCTGACGCTCCCGGTAGCTTTTCTTCCAACGTTCTCAGTTGTTTCCCATAATACAGGTGAACAACAATTTGGATTCAAGCGTGGAGCAGGTTTGCCTGATAAAATTAAAAACTCAATTGATGCCGGTTTTTCAATAACACCACAAGTAGGTAATGCTATTCGTATCCATATGGAAGTGAATATGAAAGATGTCACTAATCTTTATAAAGATGTTTCATCAACAAGAAAAATTCTTGCTGGGATGGAGTTTGATTTTGCGAGAGTTTTCTTTATTCGCTTTGGTTATGGTGATGGATTTGGTTCTGCAGGCCTTGGGGTGAAGTCGAGAAGTCTCGAGTTTGACCTCACAACATATGCTGTTGATACGACTTCGAACGAATTTCGTGGAAAAGAAGACCGCCGTTTCGCTATAGGTTTCTCTACAGGTTTCTAATCAAAAATAGTCATTGATATCATCTTGTAATAACAACGTGTTATAAATTGTTACGTTGCATCGCATCTCCACGGATAACTTAATAGTTGGTAGACTGACTCACTAAATTAATAAGGAAGAGACCATGTTAGATAAGACAAAGGATAAGCCTGTGGCAAAGTTAAAATTATCGGCAAAAGATATTGAAAAGAAAGTTAAGATCGCTAAGAAGTATAAGCTTTCAAATGATGATTTAAAGTCACTTCTTAGAAACGTTTTTGTTTCTAGAAAACTTGATGATGCAGAAATTTCGATGAAGAAGCAATCAAAAGCATTCTTCCAGATTTCTGGTGCTGGACACGAAGGTGTTCTTTCAGCTGCTGCAAAGGTTTTAAAGCCAAAGCATGACTGGTTTATTCCATACTATCGTGACAGAGCTCTTTGTACTGGTCTTGGTGTAACACCATACGAGATGTTATGTCAGGCAAATGGTAACACTGGAGATACTGCATCTCATGGTCGTCAAATGCCAGCACACTGGGGAAATGTAAAACTTAATATTATAACGAAGTCTTCATGTACGGGAACACAGTTCCTACAAGCATGTGGTGTTGCTGAAGCTGGTTTATTTTTAAAGAAACTAGAAAAAGAGCACGGTACAGATATTTCTAACTTCTTAGTAAACGATCAAGAAATCGTATATACATCATGTGGTGATGGAACTACTTCACAAGGAGAGTTCTGGGAAGCGATGACAACTGCATGTGTAAATAAGTTTCCAGTTCTTTTCCATGTTGAAGATAACGGTTACGCAATTTCTACTCCAACATATGTTCAAACTCCTGGTGGTTCTATCTCTAAAGCAATGGATGAATTTCCTGGCCTTAAGATTTTTGAGTGTGATGGAAATTGTCCAATTGAAAGTTATGAAGCTTTCTTTGAAGCTGCAAAATATATCAGAGCAGGTAAAGGACCAGCACTTGTTCACTCTCACGTGACAAGACCATATTCTCACTCTCTTTCAGATGATCAGGGGATGTATAGAACTCTTGAAGATCTTGCAGAGGAAAAAGAAATCGACGTTTTCAATTCATACCCAAAGACTCTAATTGCGATGAAAGTCATGAAAGAAGCAGAAGTAAAAGCTCTTCTTGATGAAGTTTCTGCAGAAGTTAGAGAAGCAATGAATAAGGCGATTGAGACTCCATGGCCAAAGCCGGAGTCAGCAATGGATCACCTTTACTCTGAAGATGTAGATATCACTTCAAGTCAATTTGACGTTCCTGGAACTTTCGAAGGAAAAGATGACGTTCCTATGGCGTCAACAATCAATGGTGTTCTAAGATCTGAGTTTGCAAAAAATCCATTCCTAATGATGTTTGGAGAAGACGTTGCAGACTTTACTGAATTACATAAACTAAATGATCCAAACCTAAAAGGTAAGGGTGGTGTATTTAAAGTTTCTTCAGGTGTTCAAAGAGCATCGAAAGAAGGACAAGTATTCAACTCACCACTAGCTGAGGCAAATATTATTGGACGTGCAATTGGTATGTCGATTAGAGGGCTGAAGCCAGTTGTTGAAATTCAATTCTTTGATTATATCTGGACTGCTTATATGCAACTTAAAAACGAGATGGCAACAACTCGTTACCGTTCAGGTGGAGACTTCAAGTGTCCAATGGTTGTCAGAGTTCCAATTGGTGGTTACCTAAGAGGTGGAGCAATGTACCACTCTCAATGTGGTGAATCTCTATTCACTCACATTCCAGGAATTAGAGTTGCTTATCCATCAAACGCAGCAGATGCAGCTGGTCTTTTAAGAACAGCAATCAATGCTGATGATCCAGTTATGTTCCTTGAGCATAAGCACCTTTACTACCAAGGTTATAATAGAACAGCTGATCCAGGTGAAGAGTAT
Coding sequences within it:
- a CDS encoding thiamine pyrophosphate-dependent enzyme, which codes for MLDKTKDKPVAKLKLSAKDIEKKVKIAKKYKLSNDDLKSLLRNVFVSRKLDDAEISMKKQSKAFFQISGAGHEGVLSAAAKVLKPKHDWFIPYYRDRALCTGLGVTPYEMLCQANGNTGDTASHGRQMPAHWGNVKLNIITKSSCTGTQFLQACGVAEAGLFLKKLEKEHGTDISNFLVNDQEIVYTSCGDGTTSQGEFWEAMTTACVNKFPVLFHVEDNGYAISTPTYVQTPGGSISKAMDEFPGLKIFECDGNCPIESYEAFFEAAKYIRAGKGPALVHSHVTRPYSHSLSDDQGMYRTLEDLAEEKEIDVFNSYPKTLIAMKVMKEAEVKALLDEVSAEVREAMNKAIETPWPKPESAMDHLYSEDVDITSSQFDVPGTFEGKDDVPMASTINGVLRSEFAKNPFLMMFGEDVADFTELHKLNDPNLKGKGGVFKVSSGVQRASKEGQVFNSPLAEANIIGRAIGMSIRGLKPVVEIQFFDYIWTAYMQLKNEMATTRYRSGGDFKCPMVVRVPIGGYLRGGAMYHSQCGESLFTHIPGIRVAYPSNAADAAGLLRTAINADDPVMFLEHKHLYYQGYNRTADPGEEYMIPFGKARIARAGADVTVVAWGALVQKSIDAAKKIEEETGKTIEVIDLRTLAPFDMNAIKDSLAKTNRLLICHEETKTSGFAGEIAARVNEECFEDLDAPILRVAAKDCHVAYCPTSEDYLLPQVSDVYEALQKLINY